A single window of Flagellimonas maritima DNA harbors:
- a CDS encoding DUF6503 family protein translates to MKLSITGLLLFFLIGCSEKTKVDDQSILEKTIAVHDSLDTWQTATLNLHIQEPRVSNPSRYSILKLDNENNTFELSRNRDEHISKHIIESNGNSSVLLDGKVETDTTLIQKYRLDASRSIGYKNFYKLLYGLPMSLEEAMKEVVSTSDILFNNENCYSIEIELKEAIISKFWNIYVSKNDMTLKGVDIVFPDDPEKGDRIYFDGTINIDGLKIPRIRHWHELKDDTYSGSDLIIKEIQE, encoded by the coding sequence ATGAAATTATCAATAACTGGATTACTGCTTTTTTTTCTCATTGGATGTAGCGAAAAAACCAAAGTTGATGATCAATCAATTTTAGAAAAGACCATTGCGGTCCATGATTCTCTAGACACTTGGCAAACAGCTACGCTGAACTTACACATACAAGAACCTAGAGTTTCCAATCCTTCCCGCTATTCCATTCTAAAACTGGACAACGAGAACAACACTTTTGAGCTCTCTAGAAATAGGGATGAGCATATTTCAAAACATATTATTGAAAGTAATGGAAATAGTTCTGTTTTGCTGGATGGAAAAGTAGAAACGGATACAACGTTGATTCAAAAATATAGACTGGATGCTTCAAGAAGTATTGGTTACAAAAACTTTTACAAACTACTCTATGGGCTACCAATGTCTCTTGAGGAAGCTATGAAAGAGGTCGTAAGCACTTCTGATATTTTATTCAACAATGAGAATTGTTACAGCATCGAAATTGAGCTAAAAGAAGCTATTATTTCAAAATTTTGGAACATTTATGTTTCAAAAAATGATATGACCCTAAAGGGCGTGGATATTGTTTTCCCGGATGATCCTGAAAAAGGTGATAGAATCTATTTTGATGGAACAATCAATATAGATGGACTCAAAATTCCAAGAATACGCCACTGGCATGAGCTTAAAGACGACACATATTCAGGTTCGGATTTGATTATAAAGGAAATTCAGGAATAA
- a CDS encoding META domain-containing protein yields MKNTAILSILFLIGACKKTIKNESISTSNSIKTTIEKPTLSGHWELLKVNDTLFDIGPIYGKGQTQPRLTIDTEKGFIGGFSGCNGFGGDAVFGENTITLKESVFTNQLFCGDSKWEDDFYDRIENIQNYTFENTNLKIVGNDGRTMEFKQKIYHPLENHSWELTHVNDSAFVTNNKVKRKPVIKFNFDKNMITGFTGCNGFSMSVLFQGNGYKTIKEPFVTKRNCDKSWSKTFFGILKNNQNFTILDNVVILTDTNGRTLRFKKEK; encoded by the coding sequence ATGAAAAATACAGCAATACTCTCTATTTTATTTCTGATCGGTGCTTGCAAAAAAACCATAAAGAACGAATCGATATCAACTTCAAACTCGATAAAAACAACGATTGAAAAACCCACCTTGAGCGGGCATTGGGAATTATTAAAAGTTAACGACACTTTGTTTGATATAGGTCCAATATATGGTAAAGGTCAAACACAACCTAGATTAACGATCGATACGGAAAAAGGTTTTATTGGGGGCTTTTCCGGATGCAATGGTTTTGGCGGTGATGCAGTTTTTGGTGAAAATACGATTACGTTGAAGGAATCCGTTTTTACCAATCAGCTTTTTTGCGGTGACAGCAAATGGGAAGATGATTTTTATGATAGAATTGAAAATATTCAAAATTATACTTTTGAAAATACCAACTTAAAAATTGTGGGCAATGATGGTAGAACCATGGAATTTAAACAAAAGATTTATCATCCATTGGAAAATCATTCATGGGAACTCACCCATGTCAATGATTCTGCATTCGTCACAAATAATAAGGTAAAGCGAAAACCAGTCATAAAATTCAATTTTGATAAGAACATGATAACCGGTTTTACGGGATGTAACGGATTTAGTATGAGCGTTTTGTTTCAGGGTAACGGTTACAAAACGATTAAAGAACCCTTTGTGACCAAAAGAAATTGTGATAAAAGTTGGTCTAAAACGTTTTTTGGTATTTTAAAAAACAATCAGAATTTTACTATACTTGATAATGTCGTTATCTTAACCGACACGAACGGGAGAACGCTTCGATTCAAGAAAGAAAAGTGA
- a CDS encoding L-serine ammonia-lyase has product MECISVFDMLKIGVGPSSSHTLGPWRAAERWINELKQQGIFDSTLRIKVHLYGSLALTGKGHATDIAVVMGLLGSNPETVATENIGRTVEKVKAENQINLGGIRTIPFSFTEDIIFKKEFLQFHANALQFEAFLNDGTFSMETYYSIGGGFVVKEERINSKENKEVFKTFPCPVRTGVDLLSFCKEKNNSISEVVLENELSLRSSHEIDTELNRIWNTMLECMYLGCHTQGTLPGGLSVRRRAFEMHEKLKGDVPYSNPVEWLHAIRKTEVKFRQILKWVSCFALSVNEVNASLGRVVTAPTNGSAGVIPAVLMYYMVIENHDADLEHIKKFLLVAGEIGSIFKKGATISAAMGGCQAEIGVSSSMAAGALTELLGGTPEQVLVAAEIAMEHHLGLTCDPIGGLVQVPCIERNSMGAIKAINAAELALETDPKDVKVPFDKVVNTMWETAKDMSSKYKETSEGGLAVGVFLSDC; this is encoded by the coding sequence ATGGAATGTATCAGTGTTTTTGATATGCTCAAAATTGGTGTGGGACCATCCAGTTCCCATACTCTGGGTCCTTGGCGAGCAGCTGAACGCTGGATAAATGAACTTAAGCAACAAGGAATTTTTGATTCAACATTACGTATAAAAGTCCATTTATATGGTTCTTTGGCATTGACAGGCAAGGGCCATGCTACCGACATTGCCGTTGTGATGGGATTATTGGGCAGTAATCCAGAAACAGTAGCTACAGAAAATATAGGAAGAACCGTAGAAAAAGTAAAAGCTGAAAACCAAATCAATCTGGGAGGCATACGAACAATCCCTTTCAGCTTCACGGAGGATATCATCTTCAAAAAAGAATTTTTACAATTCCATGCCAACGCACTACAATTCGAAGCTTTTTTAAATGATGGAACTTTTTCCATGGAAACATACTATTCCATTGGTGGTGGTTTTGTGGTAAAAGAAGAACGCATTAATTCCAAAGAAAATAAAGAAGTATTCAAAACTTTTCCATGTCCGGTCAGAACAGGAGTTGATTTACTCAGCTTTTGTAAAGAGAAAAACAATTCAATCTCTGAGGTTGTTTTGGAAAATGAACTTTCATTACGGTCGAGCCATGAAATCGATACGGAATTAAACCGTATTTGGAATACGATGCTGGAGTGTATGTATTTAGGGTGCCACACCCAGGGGACACTGCCGGGCGGACTAAGTGTACGTAGACGTGCTTTTGAAATGCATGAAAAACTAAAAGGTGATGTCCCCTACTCCAATCCTGTGGAATGGCTACATGCCATACGAAAAACCGAGGTTAAATTTAGGCAGATTTTAAAATGGGTAAGCTGTTTTGCCCTTAGTGTAAATGAGGTAAATGCCTCATTGGGACGTGTGGTCACAGCTCCAACAAACGGGAGCGCAGGTGTTATTCCAGCCGTTTTAATGTACTATATGGTGATTGAAAACCATGATGCCGACCTTGAACATATTAAAAAATTCTTGCTCGTTGCGGGAGAAATAGGCAGTATTTTTAAGAAAGGGGCAACCATATCTGCGGCCATGGGAGGATGCCAAGCAGAAATTGGAGTTTCGTCATCCATGGCCGCTGGAGCCTTGACCGAGCTATTGGGCGGTACACCCGAACAGGTTTTGGTGGCCGCAGAAATTGCAATGGAACACCATTTGGGCTTAACCTGCGACCCCATCGGAGGGTTGGTGCAAGTTCCCTGTATCGAGCGTAATTCCATGGGAGCCATAAAAGCCATAAATGCTGCCGAACTTGCTTTAGAGACCGACCCCAAAGATGTAAAAGTGCCTTTTGACAAAGTGGTAAATACCATGTGGGAAACTGCAAAGGATATGAGCTCAAAATATAAGGAAACCTCTGAGGGGGGACTGGCTGTGGGTGTATTTTTAAGTGATTGCTAA
- a CDS encoding DUF2914 domain-containing protein — protein sequence MKRTLVRYRNSKLRRLIRKHEKYAPVLFFIGGFIFDSLTLGRIDRLYDLIVLCLHMTALTIMLYIYNLVDDGKWKNSIIGRYDEYLPLAIQFFFGGLSSAYVIYFSRSVSLSKTVSFFVILVLLLFANEFLKKRISNKYLQFGVYFFINFTFFAFMVPVFIKEMNTNIFLISGAVSLVSTLILIVFIYLKSPSTRAEVGLGKLIGIVFSIYITINLFYLFRLIPPVPLALENGIVAHDIKLENNNYIVSYEADGSHIFWRRHRLKFIYKPEESVYVFSSIFAPTDIEKSILHRWKWYDPNTNDWKIVEDIGYDIVGGRDGGYRGYTFKNNVKKGTWRVEVITEEELVLGVINFEIVINPSLNPKNIVEKKF from the coding sequence ATGAAAAGAACTCTTGTAAGATATCGGAACAGTAAACTTAGAAGGTTGATAAGAAAGCATGAAAAATATGCTCCCGTACTTTTCTTCATTGGTGGTTTTATTTTCGATTCATTGACCCTGGGGCGTATTGACAGATTGTACGATCTTATAGTCCTCTGCTTGCACATGACCGCACTGACCATTATGCTATATATCTACAATCTCGTGGATGATGGAAAATGGAAAAATTCGATTATTGGACGGTATGATGAATATTTGCCTTTGGCGATTCAGTTTTTCTTCGGAGGACTTTCAAGTGCATACGTCATTTATTTCTCTAGGAGTGTTTCCCTCTCAAAAACCGTATCATTCTTTGTAATTCTTGTTCTGTTGCTTTTTGCCAATGAATTTTTGAAGAAACGTATATCCAATAAGTATTTGCAATTTGGGGTATATTTCTTTATCAATTTTACCTTTTTTGCTTTTATGGTACCTGTGTTCATAAAAGAAATGAATACAAATATTTTTTTAATATCAGGAGCTGTCAGTTTGGTCAGCACTTTAATTTTAATAGTTTTTATCTATCTCAAAAGCCCTAGTACGCGGGCAGAAGTAGGCTTGGGCAAATTGATTGGAATTGTATTTTCTATCTATATTACAATCAATCTTTTTTATCTGTTCAGGTTGATACCGCCTGTTCCACTGGCTCTTGAAAATGGTATTGTAGCTCATGACATAAAGCTTGAAAATAACAATTATATCGTTTCCTACGAAGCGGATGGTTCTCATATATTTTGGAGAAGACATCGATTAAAATTTATTTATAAACCCGAAGAAAGTGTCTATGTGTTCTCTTCGATTTTTGCCCCTACAGACATTGAAAAATCGATATTGCACAGATGGAAATGGTATGACCCAAATACAAACGATTGGAAAATTGTTGAGGATATTGGATATGATATTGTTGGAGGAAGGGACGGAGGATATCGTGGTTATACGTTTAAAAACAACGTGAAGAAAGGCACTTGGAGAGTTGAGGTAATTACAGAAGAAGAATTGGTTCTTGGAGTGATTAATTTTGAAATTGTGATCAATCCGTCACTAAATCCGAAAAATATTGTTGAAAAGAAATTTTAA